CTCAGCTTTCGTTCCTGTGTCATTGTCTTGCGCTCGGAACAAAGGAAAGCATCAAAACTATAATATATTAAGGGAAACTTAATGGCAACACAATCTCACTAATTGTTCTGTCAAACAGTGCAAGTATGAAAGTAAAACGCCATACTAGGCAACAAAATAATACAGCGCCATCAAATCATATCTTTCTTGtggtttgcttgcttgtgaataatatttaattgtaatttttcttAATCGAAAACACTAACTCGCTTTAAGTTACGCGATGTACAGTTAAAAATTGTCAACGGATTCGTGGATTGTACATCATGTCCTCTTTATATTATAAAAAAGGATATTCCGCAGAAGGGGACATTATCGGGACAAAAGGTTTATTGGATGCGATCAGTTCGCTTGCAAAGACTTCCCTTCTCCCATTTTGTTGAACAATTGTCTAGCGTTAACGGTATATATTCTACTCAAATTCACCAACTGACAGCTTTTATTTCACAGACCGCTGTCGACTGACTCACCGGTCTTGTGTAGAGGGAATACACATGAACGGGACGACCCCTCTGTACGGCCACCATGTGCAGTTTTGCTTCCATCCGTATTGTTCCGTTAGTTGTGAGTTCCGTTTTCTATTTGCGTTGCTGCGTCCTACCGTACCTACTTTGCCAGACCAACTTTTTTAGCTTCTACCTCATAGATTAGCAATCGCCACATTTTCACCACAAACACTTCCGCTTCCTCGTCGAGAACCTGGAACGAAAACAGATAGAAAATAAAGTTCAATATCCTGGTAGTATACTTTGCAAGCTTTTGCAGCACACTTGTGCCGTTTTGAAGACATCCGTGTTTTATGGTAAAAAAAGGTTGCAACAAACTTAAAGTCTTGAAACTTGGTTAAAATCTTCAATTTTGAGGGCACATTAAGTGAtccgggatttttttttttatttcttaatatATTGATTACATAAAACATTATAAGACGTAGAGCCGTCAcactaaaataaatttaaaaaataataaaacataatcacACGAAAATCGAGCGAAATACGTTGCATGGATGAATGGAAATCGGGTAACTACACAATTTAGTTCTAGAATTGGAAACGATGAGTAGTTCCTCCAAAGCTCAAAAGTTGGTGATTCAAAGCAAAATCGTACGTATCGGCCATAGGATATATGTTGTCGATAAGGGATTTCCTTATAGCTCCAGTGGTACAGTCTCTATGTTGCTTCCTGCTCAAGAGTTTGACGTCGGAGCTGCTCTCAAGCTGCACCTGGTGTAGCACCCGAAAAGAGCAACCCAACGTAAGCAACTTCTTGCCTAGATATAATCTAGGAAAGAAGCACTAGATTTTGCCGAAAATATAATGGCTTCACTAGTCTTATCAATACCAAAAAGATGGCCAGTCACTCATTGCTCGGAACGGAAACGGTCCTGCTGGTATTTGATATCAAGTCCTACCAGGCCGCCCTTCACACGATtgaagttattttaaaatcatctTCTTTAGGCATCCACAGTGTACTGTGTCACTTGAAAGCTACTTACCATCTGTACATCATCAAGTATGCCCTGCGGTGTACTGCCGGCCAGCACCTTGGAACAGATGAAATCCACCAACGTCGGTTCCGGTTCGCCAATGTACTCAATAATCTTTTTGTTAATCCATGGTCGAATTTTCTTCTCGATTGTACTATCGATCTCGTTCCAGTCGAGCGGATAGTTAAAGAGATCGCTCTTCTCCGTCGGTATCTTGTCGATAATACTCTTAATGTTTTTGCGCTTTTCTTCCTGCGATTTTTGTGTTTCCCGACTCGACGCGTCATCCTTTTTGCCTTTCGATGATTTCGGTGCTGTGCCAGCGGTGGTCGCCGCCGCTGGTGTACTGTTTGCCGTTCCGATCGGTGTGTCCGCCTGAGCACGCCCGTCCTCGTATTCTGTagttaaagaaaaatgtattataaatcgtatttttaaataattccgTAGCGGGTTCCTACCTAATGGAacaagctttctttttttaggaCCGTTCGATTCTTCCGTATCATCGTCCAGACTGTTAAACACATCCTTCATTTcgagttttttctttttcgcattCACGTTAAGATTTAAGCTAATCGTCGGACCCACTGCGGACTGTTGCGGCagcagctgatgatgatgatggtgatgatgggacGATTTGTCGGATATCGAGTTCATCTCGCTATTGCTGTTCGCTTCTGGACTTTCGGGGATTCCGTGCTGAGAGTTTGACCGTATCGAGTGCCGTGAGCTATCATCATCTAGCATTACGTTGCCGCCACCGATTCCTCCACCTCCACTGCTACCGTGTCCCATTAAACCGAACGAATCGCGCGTTTCGGATCCTGCGTGTGGAGGATGTTGACCAGCGGATGCTACACGCTGTTCCGATGCGTTGTGGTGCATatggtgatgctgatgatgatggtgcggatgatggtggtgatgatgatggtgatgattgcTATTACCCATGCCATCCATTATGCTGGCTGAACCGGAACCTGGCCCGTTCGATGCACTGCTGTTGGCGGCCTGGAGTGCACTGCCGGCTGGTGAGTTAAAGTTTTCCTGTCCGCTAGAATCGGACTCGATCGGCTCTGCATCGACCGAAGCAAGTTCCCGCGAAGCTTGTGCTAGTACATAGCGTTCCTTGTTCATGCGCTCGCGCTCCTTAGCACGTTGACGTTCTATTTCACGGACCCGTTCCCGCTCGAGCTCACGCTCACGCTGTTGCGATTGTTCCAGATTTACGTCGATCAGTATTTTCGGTTTGTACAGATCCTCGCGCTCCTTTTTGGCCTTCTCAAACTCGAGCGTCGGATTATCGTACTCTCCGCTGAATATTTTGTTCTTCAATTCATCCAACTCTTCCTGCTCCTTGTTGCGATCTTTAGAATCAGCGTCCGCTTCCCGAACTCTTTCGGCAAGTCTTCGCTGTAGTTCACGGCCCCTAGGGAaatagaaaaaacaaattattattgGATCTACAGAATACTGAATGAAACGAATGAATCTTACTTGTAGTACTTTGGATCATCACGATCATCGTCATAGTCCTCGAGAAACTCTTTCAACCGTTTCGCTTCCTTCTCGCGTTCCTCCTCCTTGCAACGATCCTTCTCCCGATCCTTCTCGTAATCCTTTGCCTTTCTCCTTTCTCTCGCTTCCCAGTTCCTCAACCGTTCTTGGTACGCCGCTTCCTTATCACGGGCTTTCTTCTCTGCCTTCTTCCGCTCCCGTGCTTCTTCTTccatttccttctctttctgaATATCGCGCGGATTGCGGTTCACCTTTATATCCTCCCGCTCGCGTTCTCgttccctctctctttcccgCTCCCGCTCACGTTCTCTTTCGCGTTCACGTTGTCGTTCCAAGTCACGTTCACGTTCGCGTTCCCGTTCACGCTGTTCGCGCTCACGCTCCCGTTCTCGTTCCTTGTCGCGTTCCCGTTGTTCACGTTCTCGCTCACGTTCGCGATCCCGCTCACGGTCACGCGAACGTGATCGACTGCGCCGCCGGGATGAGTTGGAAACTTTCTTATCCTTTCGGGGCGATGCCGAACGGCGCTGTTTCTCTTCTACACGCTTTTCTTCGCGCTTTTTGcgctccttttccttttctttcttcaactCTTCTTCCTCGGTGTATTTGCGGAACTTGCCAATTTCCTTGTTGATGATGTCCCGCTTACCGTCTTCAATATCCACcgtttgaagcattttcttctgctttgctTGCGTttcttcctgctgctgttcggCTGCAGCTAGCTCTTCCCTAAAGTCTTCTAATATATGACCGATGGCTATCATTGCTTCGTCATCGCCTCGCTTTTCGGACACTTCGTTCGTTGTTGCAGCATTATTTTCATCCTCTCGAAACGAATCGAGCAGCGCTTTATTCTTGGCATCCACCTTTGCTACCAACTTTTTGCCACCGACCTCTAGGTCGTGCACCAAACGAACTGCTCTAGCTCCTCCTGCAGGGCTATGAACAAAACAGATACAAAGATCATTTAGTTATAACGAGAGCTTTAAGTATAACGTGCAAGGTCAAACTTACTCATATTCGCAAAAACCAAAAGTAGATACCCGCTTCCAGTTAaccaccgtgccacaagtagCTAGAATCTGTTTTATCATTGGGTCGGGTACTTTCTCGCTGATGTTACCTACAAAAACAGTTACTATCGGCCCATCGTACACCGGTTCTGGTTGAGGTGgaggtttgttgttgtacaTCTGTGGTCGAGATCCAATCGTTGCTCCGGAACGAAAGCTTCCGCCACGATTTGAGGGAGGTGGCTGATTCATGGCAGGCATCATTTGTTGCTGTaatgcaaaaatatgtttagtAAATAACTTCGCGTACTGTGAAGCTTATCAAATACGGTTAATACCTGCACTATCGGTGGAGCAATGTACGGGATACCAGCGGAAACAATCGTTGTTCCCGGTGGTCTGGGGTGGAACGACATGATACGTGATACGCTTTTCCTATGCAAAATTCAGCATTAAGCTCTACTCTTAGATGTAGCAAGCAGGTGCTCTGTCGCGATGGAACCCTAGTTAACTTCTGCTCGCAAAGTttgcaaccaacaacaaaagcgATGCAAATTACAAGATCGCTCGATTGCTGATGCTCGGTCCAGCTTGTCAACAATCGATATTACTATTACTTGCTTTTACACACCGACGAGCAAACCCACCACAGTTGCTATGGTCGAGCACAATATTGTTCCGCTTGCCAACCAATCTTCCCGGTATCTTTTCGGGATGCACACACTTTGCACGCagctacacacgcacacacgtaacCCCAGCCCTGAGGTTTTGACGGAGGCGCGCTAAGATGGAAAGGAAGAACTTTTCTGCTCTCTTCCGTACACCACAAACTCAGCTAGGAATGTCACGCTAAAGGATGACCAATTGCGTGATAAACACTAGCAGAACATCGACAACGTTTTCTGCATGTACTAAACCAAACTGTGAGCCGGTTTTGGGCAAGTTTGAGGAACAATTTCTTCACGATTTCGCTACCTCCTTCGTGCAAAAAAAGATTGGACGACTCGCGTTAGTGGGGCTAGAAAAGGTTGGCTCAATGGGTctcattttgacatttctcgGCGCTGTTTTGACAAACAGAGAATCGGTTTTTAGTTCCCCAATTAACGAATGTTTCCTACTGTCGATTTTTCACCAAATAGTggtttaaacaaataatttcgacataaaaatataagatTTAAAAAGCAGAAGAACTTTCTACTGCAGAAAGTATAGGATTCTgggaataaaattttatttttcatcacacCCCAAACGTCAAACTATAAAATACGATGTGTTGCCCAGATTGTGATTTCCTGTCATCAGATGCtataaaaacataataaacaaACTCGGTTGCGAAAGCACAACGTTGCCGGCACGATGCGTGTTCTTACCGATGCATCTTGCATTCGTGTGCTTTGTAGTGAGAAATTGTTAATAGGTGAGTCCAGTTGTTGTATGACAActaattatgagatatttttttaatatgagCATTTCTTTATTGCCTCCTTCCAGCCATCGGAAATCAGTTGCTTCTACTGTACCTCACATCGAACGGAAGAACAGATCGTACGTTTGCACCACTACCACGGCTAGTACATAAAATTCATGGCATAAAATCATGCATTATCGAGTCGGGAAAATATCTCGTTATTATACACGCCGGTCGTGAAGCGTACTGTATGGTTTTAGAttgccaaacacacacattcaccgACAGTACGTTGATCGTTATGCCCGAAGAATGGAGCGAACAACCGGTGCCTTACGTACGGCGACGTTTGCATGATTGGATTAGTAGCATTTCTCTGCTGTCTCCTACACAGCTGTGCATTGTAACGTGCCATGGTGTTGCAGCATTATTAAAGCGCGATAATAACAATCACTCCCAGCGATGGGATCTGATCGATAAAAGCCCATGTGAAGATGGGTCTACGCTGTACTGTTCTACTATCACTGGTAGAGAATGGGAGAACGTTGTG
This genomic window from Anopheles maculipalpis chromosome 2RL, idAnoMacuDA_375_x, whole genome shotgun sequence contains:
- the LOC126556994 gene encoding RNA-binding protein 25, producing MSFHPRPPGTTIVSAGIPYIAPPIVQQQMMPAMNQPPPSNRGGSFRSGATIGSRPQMYNNKPPPQPEPVYDGPIVTVFVGNISEKVPDPMIKQILATCGTVVNWKRVSTFGFCEYDPAGGARAVRLVHDLEVGGKKLVAKVDAKNKALLDSFREDENNAATTNEVSEKRGDDEAMIAIGHILEDFREELAAAEQQQEETQAKQKKMLQTVDIEDGKRDIINKEIGKFRKYTEEEELKKEKEKERKKREEKRVEEKQRRSASPRKDKKVSNSSRRRSRSRSRDRERDREREREREQRERDKEREREREREQRERERERERDLERQREREREREREREREREREREREDIKVNRNPRDIQKEKEMEEEARERKKAEKKARDKEAAYQERLRNWEARERRKAKDYEKDREKDRCKEEEREKEAKRLKEFLEDYDDDRDDPKYYKGRELQRRLAERVREADADSKDRNKEQEELDELKNKIFSGEYDNPTLEFEKAKKEREDLYKPKILIDVNLEQSQQRERELERERVREIERQRAKERERMNKERYVLAQASRELASVDAEPIESDSSGQENFNSPAGSALQAANSSASNGPGSGSASIMDGMGNSNHHHHHHHHHPHHHHQHHHMHHNASEQRVASAGQHPPHAGSETRDSFGLMGHGSSGGGGIGGGNVMLDDDSSRHSIRSNSQHGIPESPEANSNSEMNSISDKSSHHHHHHHQLLPQQSAVGPTISLNLNVNAKKKKLEMKDVFNSLDDDTEESNGPKKRKLVPLEYEDGRAQADTPIGTANSTPAAATTAGTAPKSSKGKKDDASSRETQKSQEEKRKNIKSIIDKIPTEKSDLFNYPLDWNEIDSTIEKKIRPWINKKIIEYIGEPEPTLVDFICSKVLAGSTPQGILDDVQMVLDEEAEVFVVKMWRLLIYEVEAKKVGLAK